A region of Gemmatimonadota bacterium DNA encodes the following proteins:
- a CDS encoding acetoacetate decarboxylase family protein yields the protein MRIPKRIQAYAGRKALVDGIPFTMPVVCKNSPVLMALFPINADKAAKLLEGEEIYPIHFRGTGVLIVTVVDYRDTVIGKYIEYSIGIACTHNTSTCKFKLPGFFFKTLSVGQYVVDLPVSSEVSVKGGKGIWGMPKHQAPLNFIMGDDKVSSQYDLDGQLCTYVEIDRPPSTVIPVKMKASNFCAFRGMLWKSDIFFRGKAGFCLGSRAKAKFIVGDHPRVQKLKALEIGPDPIATAFIPSAEGTLDDHFETWFLTYDTMPKMPPEGMESVVNLGLSEEWPPPPDVPVPGIATPKQART from the coding sequence ACCATGCCCGTCGTTTGCAAGAACTCCCCTGTCCTGATGGCCCTGTTTCCGATCAACGCTGACAAAGCCGCCAAGCTTCTCGAAGGAGAGGAGATTTACCCCATCCATTTTAGAGGGACGGGGGTGTTGATCGTCACCGTCGTTGATTACCGGGACACAGTTATCGGCAAATACATCGAATACAGCATCGGAATCGCCTGCACACACAACACAAGTACCTGTAAATTCAAACTGCCAGGCTTTTTTTTTAAGACACTCAGCGTCGGGCAATACGTCGTTGATTTGCCCGTTTCCAGCGAGGTCTCCGTCAAGGGCGGCAAGGGCATTTGGGGCATGCCCAAACACCAGGCACCGCTCAATTTCATCATGGGAGACGACAAGGTCAGCAGCCAATACGATTTGGACGGACAACTTTGCACCTACGTCGAAATTGATCGCCCTCCCTCTACTGTAATTCCTGTGAAAATGAAGGCATCAAACTTCTGCGCCTTCCGCGGCATGCTGTGGAAATCCGATATCTTCTTCCGCGGCAAGGCGGGATTTTGTCTCGGTAGCCGCGCGAAAGCCAAATTCATCGTCGGCGACCATCCGCGCGTCCAAAAACTCAAGGCACTCGAAATTGGGCCCGATCCAATTGCCACCGCCTTTATCCCATCCGCCGAAGGAACCTTGGATGACCACTTCGAGACCTGGTTTCTGACCTATGACACGATGCCCAAAATGCCGCCCGAAGGCATGGAAAGCGTCGTCAATCTCGGCCTCAGCGAAGAATGGCCTCCCCCTCCCGACGTACCCGTTCCTGGCATAGCCACCCCAAAACAAGCCCGGACCTAA
- a CDS encoding GMC family oxidoreductase N-terminal domain-containing protein, translating into MLPLSLPNNEIKDAYDVVVVGSGYGGGISASRMARAGKKVCVLERGKEFLPGDFPDEPVEALNEFQTNSAMGHTGGRTDLFDFNLNEDINVLVGCGLGGTSLINANVSLKAEDRTFEDPVWPDEIRQDGLIQQGYERARAMLLPRLYPEDAPKLPKLQALEESAQAMGAKFARAPINVNFDLDGPNHVGVEQRPCQYCGDCVTGCNYRAKNTTQMNYLPDARNHGAEIFTCTSVRYVEQQGDNWLVHYQLVESGQEKFDAPTMIVRTKVVILSAGTLGSTEILLRSQQNGLTTSKMLGKRFSGNGDVLGFAYNTDRQINSIGHGDKKPGTLDPVGPCITGVIDLRGQDNLDDGMIIEEGVIPGALSATLPAAFAVQAKLVGKDTAKTWADDARQFAREAESLIRGAYEGAMNNTQIYLVMTHDDANGEMYLQDDRLRIKWPGVGKQEIFEKVNENLIRVTEAHKGIFVKNLLWSEFFGHDLVTVHPLGGCVMGRNAQRGVVNHKGQVFASTDGTQAYEGLYVTDGSVIPRPVGVNPLLTISAISERCCALIAEDRDQDWHYNVDLPSAAPLQQPVSQDKIGIRFTETMKGYFSTKVKDDFQDAYDQGEKDDSDFQFILTIQSDDMEYMIENDQHPARMIGSVIAPALSDEPLTVTDGHFNLFVDNPDEPGTKNMKYRMKLTSEIGDQFYFYGYKVLRDDFGPDMWSDTTTLYISVWRGEDDQGELLGKGILKIKPEDFMKQLTTMKAINAASVADALKATARFGAFFTRVLHRTYGLI; encoded by the coding sequence ATGCTACCACTTTCATTACCGAATAACGAAATTAAAGACGCCTATGACGTCGTCGTGGTAGGCTCCGGCTATGGTGGAGGGATCTCAGCCAGCCGCATGGCCCGCGCTGGCAAAAAGGTCTGCGTACTCGAACGCGGCAAGGAATTCTTACCGGGAGATTTCCCCGACGAACCGGTCGAAGCCCTGAACGAGTTTCAGACAAATTCAGCAATGGGCCACACAGGCGGACGCACCGATCTATTCGACTTCAATCTGAACGAGGACATAAATGTGCTGGTGGGGTGCGGGTTGGGGGGCACCTCCCTGATTAACGCCAATGTCTCCCTGAAAGCCGAAGATCGGACATTCGAAGATCCTGTATGGCCCGACGAAATCCGGCAGGACGGGCTTATCCAACAGGGTTATGAGCGTGCCAGGGCGATGCTGTTGCCCAGACTCTATCCAGAAGACGCACCCAAATTGCCCAAATTGCAAGCCCTTGAAGAATCGGCACAGGCGATGGGAGCCAAATTCGCCCGTGCTCCAATCAACGTCAATTTTGATCTCGACGGCCCCAACCATGTAGGTGTAGAGCAACGGCCCTGCCAATACTGCGGAGATTGCGTGACGGGATGTAACTACCGCGCGAAAAATACCACACAAATGAATTACCTGCCCGACGCCAGAAATCATGGTGCCGAGATATTCACCTGCACCTCTGTCCGATACGTAGAGCAACAGGGGGACAATTGGCTGGTCCATTACCAATTGGTCGAATCGGGTCAGGAAAAGTTTGACGCACCAACCATGATCGTCCGGACCAAAGTCGTTATCCTATCAGCCGGGACACTCGGTTCAACTGAAATCCTGCTGCGTTCGCAACAAAATGGCCTGACCACGTCAAAGATGCTGGGCAAGCGCTTCAGTGGCAACGGCGATGTTTTGGGGTTTGCCTACAATACAGACCGTCAAATCAATAGCATCGGTCATGGCGATAAAAAACCCGGTACCTTAGATCCAGTGGGGCCGTGTATCACCGGCGTGATTGATCTGCGCGGTCAGGATAACCTGGACGATGGCATGATCATTGAGGAAGGAGTCATCCCTGGCGCCCTGTCTGCCACGTTGCCAGCGGCGTTCGCTGTTCAGGCCAAACTGGTCGGCAAGGACACGGCTAAGACCTGGGCTGATGACGCCCGGCAGTTTGCCCGAGAGGCAGAGAGCCTGATCCGGGGTGCGTACGAAGGCGCAATGAATAACACGCAGATATACCTGGTGATGACCCACGACGATGCCAACGGCGAGATGTATTTGCAAGACGACAGATTGCGTATCAAATGGCCCGGCGTCGGTAAACAGGAAATCTTCGAAAAAGTCAACGAAAACCTCATCAGGGTCACTGAAGCGCACAAGGGCATATTCGTTAAGAATTTGCTCTGGTCCGAGTTTTTCGGCCACGACCTGGTGACCGTGCATCCGCTGGGTGGTTGCGTCATGGGCAGGAATGCCCAGCGCGGGGTGGTGAACCACAAAGGACAGGTGTTCGCCAGCACCGATGGCACGCAGGCTTACGAGGGGCTCTACGTCACTGACGGATCTGTCATTCCCAGACCGGTGGGGGTAAATCCCTTGTTGACTATCTCGGCCATCTCGGAACGGTGTTGCGCTCTAATCGCCGAGGATCGGGACCAGGATTGGCACTACAACGTAGATTTGCCCTCTGCTGCGCCGCTCCAGCAGCCTGTGAGCCAGGACAAGATCGGCATACGCTTTACCGAGACGATGAAAGGCTACTTTTCCACCAAAGTCAAAGACGATTTTCAGGACGCCTATGACCAGGGCGAAAAGGACGATTCGGATTTCCAGTTTATCCTGACCATCCAGTCAGACGATATGGAATATATGATCGAGAACGACCAGCACCCTGCGCGCATGATCGGGTCCGTCATTGCCCCGGCACTTTCGGATGAACCTCTGACTGTCACCGATGGACACTTCAACCTGTTCGTGGACAATCCAGATGAACCCGGTACCAAGAACATGAAATACCGCATGAAACTCACCTCTGAAATAGGTGACCAGTTTTATTTTTACGGTTATAAGGTGTTGCGGGATGACTTTGGACCGGATATGTGGTCGGATACGACCACCCTGTATATCTCGGTCTGGCGGGGTGAGGACGATCAGGGCGAACTACTGGGCAAAGGCATACTCAAAATTAAACCAGAGGATTTCATGAAACAACTCACGACCATGAAGGCCATTAACGCGGCGTCCGTAGCGGATGCACTAAAGGCCACCGCCAGATTCGGCGCATTTTTCACGCGGGTTCTGCACAGGACGTACGGTCTTATCTAA
- a CDS encoding patatin-like phospholipase family protein: MTISSRHTPCGAPSANYRGPKRSLVLSGGGVRLSYQAGVIRALIEHGLVFHHLDGTSGGSLNLSMLLSGLSLEEMCQRWRTQNPKHFMGFLSIKDYLDPANLTAAGSADGVLDKVFPHLGIDAECIRRAAGLVGTYNVLNYNDKRVAVIEHTDIETDLIVAGMSLPGVMPPVVKNGITYLDTGFMQDANPLEAVRRGAEEIWLVWGMGNTPTYRGGGLRLYVQMLEMSANGALNVQMERIAELNRRIANGDSPYGQTRPVTLHVIRPDYPLPLDSDLFLGHIDHATLIHMGYADARCYLATMKPEGIPPSYKATQMQEAEPGVRFRESMSGGFSLGADDPKKGAERGKANNTEFTIQATIDIKDVEAFVRDPEHTGTLIGSVNFTPLGGDCPVYNGAFNLFFSADDPDTKLIIYELTFDHDGKAYRFSGNKEVRDDPGFDLLSDITTLYATLHEGPDKSGPIIGAGVLKLNFGQLAGIVKTITATNASGVKEKARVLRRFGTFFLGELWEKYARFAV, encoded by the coding sequence ATGACCATATCATCCCGACATACCCCATGCGGCGCGCCTTCCGCGAACTACCGCGGCCCTAAAAGATCGCTCGTTCTCTCCGGTGGAGGCGTTCGTCTCTCCTACCAAGCCGGGGTCATCAGGGCCTTGATCGAGCATGGACTCGTCTTCCATCACCTGGACGGCACTTCCGGCGGTAGCCTTAATCTGTCTATGCTCCTCTCGGGGCTTTCTCTCGAAGAGATGTGCCAAAGGTGGCGAACCCAGAATCCGAAACATTTCATGGGGTTTCTGTCCATCAAAGATTACCTCGACCCCGCCAATCTTACCGCTGCGGGATCTGCCGATGGCGTACTGGACAAAGTCTTCCCTCATTTGGGAATCGACGCCGAATGCATCCGCCGAGCAGCCGGCCTCGTCGGCACCTACAACGTGCTCAATTACAACGACAAACGCGTCGCCGTCATCGAACATACGGATATCGAGACCGACCTTATCGTCGCTGGCATGTCGTTGCCCGGCGTGATGCCGCCGGTCGTCAAAAATGGGATCACCTATCTCGACACCGGATTCATGCAGGACGCCAATCCCCTAGAAGCCGTTCGGCGCGGCGCAGAGGAGATTTGGCTCGTCTGGGGTATGGGCAATACGCCGACCTACCGCGGCGGCGGCTTGCGTCTCTACGTGCAAATGCTTGAAATGAGCGCCAACGGCGCACTGAACGTACAAATGGAACGTATCGCCGAACTCAACCGGCGCATCGCCAACGGCGATTCTCCCTATGGCCAAACCCGGCCAGTCACCCTTCACGTCATCCGTCCGGACTATCCTCTTCCATTGGATTCGGATCTCTTTTTAGGTCACATTGATCACGCCACATTGATCCACATGGGCTACGCCGACGCTCGCTGCTACCTCGCCACCATGAAACCCGAAGGCATCCCACCCTCCTACAAAGCCACCCAAATGCAAGAAGCCGAGCCGGGTGTCCGCTTTCGGGAATCCATGTCCGGCGGTTTCTCGCTCGGAGCGGACGACCCGAAGAAAGGTGCTGAACGTGGAAAGGCGAACAATACCGAATTCACGATCCAGGCGACCATCGACATCAAAGACGTCGAAGCCTTCGTCCGTGATCCCGAGCACACGGGAACCCTGATCGGAAGCGTCAACTTCACGCCTTTGGGAGGGGACTGCCCCGTTTACAACGGCGCGTTCAATCTCTTTTTTTCTGCGGACGATCCGGACACCAAACTCATAATCTACGAATTAACTTTCGATCACGACGGAAAAGCCTACCGATTCTCGGGAAATAAGGAAGTCAGGGATGATCCCGGCTTCGACCTTCTGTCCGACATTACGACCCTCTATGCCACACTGCATGAAGGTCCGGACAAAAGCGGTCCGATCATCGGTGCTGGCGTTTTGAAACTGAACTTCGGCCAATTGGCAGGTATAGTGAAAACCATCACAGCTACCAACGCCTCTGGTGTAAAAGAGAAAGCGCGTGTTTTGCGCAGGTTCGGAACATTCTTTTTGGGAGAACTCTGGGAAAAATACGCCCGATTTGCCGTCTGA
- a CDS encoding esterase, whose protein sequence is MPGKNSASSYQETVVPFTARDQFEGNLIHVEGPQKPSKGPVLLVHGAGVRANIFRAPVETTLVQYLIDHGYDVWLENWRASINFDKNLWTLDQAAAYDHPAAVETVVKTTGSNQVKAIIHCQGSTSFMMSAVAGLIPQVTTIVTNAVSLHPIVPAWSVLKLNIAVPMLKMVTDYLNPQWGLEAPSLVAKLIQFFVNLTHHECNNPVCKQVSFTYGSGFPALWRHENLNDATHEWLKNEFGNVPLQFFQQMARCVKQGNLISVEGLEELPADFCAQEPQTDARIAFLAGRRNRCFLYKSQVKSFNYFDGHRKNYHTLHLFPTYSHLDIFMGKNAVRDTYPTILHELDR, encoded by the coding sequence ATGCCTGGTAAAAATTCGGCCTCCTCCTACCAGGAGACCGTCGTCCCTTTTACTGCACGAGACCAATTTGAGGGCAATCTCATCCATGTAGAAGGCCCTCAAAAGCCTTCAAAAGGGCCTGTGTTGCTCGTCCACGGTGCCGGCGTCAGGGCCAATATCTTCAGGGCTCCTGTCGAAACCACGCTGGTACAGTACCTCATAGACCACGGCTACGATGTCTGGCTGGAGAATTGGCGCGCCAGCATTAATTTCGACAAAAATCTGTGGACCCTCGATCAGGCGGCCGCCTATGACCACCCCGCCGCGGTCGAGACCGTGGTCAAAACCACCGGCAGCAATCAGGTCAAAGCCATTATCCATTGCCAGGGCTCAACCAGTTTCATGATGTCGGCAGTGGCCGGCCTTATTCCTCAGGTGACAACCATCGTCACCAATGCCGTATCGCTGCATCCTATTGTACCGGCCTGGTCCGTTCTTAAACTAAACATAGCCGTACCCATGTTGAAAATGGTGACCGATTACCTCAATCCCCAATGGGGATTGGAGGCTCCCTCGCTGGTAGCTAAGCTGATCCAGTTCTTTGTCAATCTGACGCACCACGAATGCAACAACCCTGTCTGCAAGCAGGTGAGCTTTACATACGGATCGGGCTTTCCAGCCCTCTGGCGCCACGAGAATCTCAATGACGCCACGCACGAATGGCTTAAAAACGAGTTCGGCAACGTGCCCTTGCAGTTCTTTCAGCAGATGGCCCGCTGCGTAAAACAGGGCAATCTAATCTCGGTCGAAGGGCTTGAAGAACTGCCTGCCGACTTCTGTGCTCAAGAACCGCAGACAGATGCGCGTATTGCGTTTTTGGCCGGTCGCCGGAATCGCTGTTTTCTCTACAAAAGCCAGGTAAAATCCTTCAACTATTTTGACGGCCATCGCAAGAATTATCACACTCTCCATCTTTTTCCGACCTATAGTCACCTCGATATCTTCATGGGCAAGAATGCGGTTCGCGACACCTATCCTACCATTCTCCACGAACTTGATCGCTAA